Proteins encoded within one genomic window of Kibdelosporangium phytohabitans:
- a CDS encoding cysteine synthase family protein: protein MNAVHEHITDAIKQPDLVRLTDNVILARFETMKVYAALGAVRTLLDRGVVRAGQTLVDSSSGIYALALAMACHRYGLKCHIVASTTVDSAMRAQLEVLGATVDQMPPSQSLRLDQERRVHRVTQLLAQRPDVHWMRQYHDSVHYEGYKHFAELITRALGDGPLTVVGAVGTGASTGGLIEPLRRADPSVRLLGLQPFGSVTFGSEGFTDPEAIIAGIGSSIWFDNVRHHLYDRLHWVDFRHAMAGAVGLLRDHAVFAGLSTGAAYLVAGWEAARNPDRTHVVIGADTGHRYVERVFARHSEALDVESLEPLEITSLDNLAMPWSAMEWHRRAWPVVQQEEQAS, encoded by the coding sequence ATGAACGCCGTCCACGAGCACATCACCGACGCGATCAAGCAGCCGGACCTCGTCCGGCTGACCGACAACGTGATCCTCGCCCGCTTCGAGACCATGAAGGTCTACGCGGCACTCGGCGCGGTCCGCACGCTGCTCGACCGCGGCGTGGTCCGCGCAGGGCAGACGCTTGTGGACAGTTCCAGCGGCATCTACGCGTTGGCATTGGCCATGGCGTGCCATCGCTACGGCCTCAAGTGCCACATCGTCGCATCGACCACTGTGGACTCAGCGATGCGCGCCCAACTGGAGGTCCTGGGCGCGACAGTCGACCAGATGCCGCCGTCCCAGTCGCTGCGGCTCGACCAGGAACGGCGGGTGCACCGGGTCACACAGTTGCTGGCACAGCGACCGGACGTGCACTGGATGCGGCAGTACCACGACAGCGTGCACTACGAGGGCTACAAGCACTTCGCTGAGCTGATCACGCGGGCACTCGGCGACGGCCCGCTGACCGTGGTCGGCGCGGTGGGCACGGGCGCGTCCACCGGCGGGCTGATCGAGCCGCTGCGCCGGGCCGACCCTTCCGTGCGGCTGCTGGGGTTGCAGCCGTTCGGCAGCGTCACCTTCGGCAGCGAGGGGTTCACCGACCCGGAGGCGATCATCGCGGGGATCGGCAGCTCGATCTGGTTCGACAACGTCCGCCACCACCTGTACGACAGGTTGCACTGGGTGGATTTCCGGCACGCCATGGCCGGGGCTGTCGGGCTGCTGCGCGACCACGCGGTGTTCGCCGGGCTGTCCACCGGTGCGGCGTACCTGGTCGCGGGCTGGGAAGCCGCGCGCAACCCGGACCGCACCCACGTCGTGATCGGCGCCGACACCGGACACCGCTACGTGGAAAGGGTGTTCGCCCGGCATTCGGAAGCGCTCGACGTGGAGTCGTTGGAGCCGTTGGAGATCACGTCACTCGACAACCTGGCGATGCCGTGGTCGGCGATGGAGTGGCACCGCCGGGCATGGCCGGTCGTGCAGCAGGAGGAGCAGGCGTCATGA
- a CDS encoding response regulator, with translation MINVLVVDDDPLVCGHLRTILGAAEDVTVVAEAYDGADAVEAVLRHKPDVVLMDLHMPGVDGLTAIQRISELDKPPVLVALTTFDGDNHVLRAMRNGAAGYLLKSTPPKDLIGLVRVAADGHTVMSPAVSRNLVAHAAGRRSSTSELLRDLTGRESEILACLGNGLSNAQIADRVHLSEGTVKNYISQILLKLRCANRTQAGLLAYEAGLCQ, from the coding sequence ATGATCAACGTCCTGGTCGTCGACGACGACCCGCTGGTGTGCGGGCACCTGCGCACGATCCTCGGCGCGGCCGAAGACGTGACCGTGGTGGCGGAAGCCTACGACGGCGCCGACGCCGTCGAAGCGGTCCTGCGGCACAAGCCGGACGTGGTGCTGATGGACCTGCACATGCCCGGTGTGGACGGGCTCACGGCGATCCAGCGGATCAGCGAACTCGACAAGCCACCCGTGCTGGTCGCACTGACCACATTCGACGGCGACAACCACGTCCTGCGCGCCATGCGCAACGGAGCAGCGGGATACCTGCTGAAATCCACGCCGCCCAAGGACCTGATCGGCCTGGTCCGGGTGGCTGCCGACGGGCACACCGTGATGTCGCCGGCCGTGTCGCGCAACCTCGTCGCCCACGCGGCCGGTCGCCGTTCGTCCACATCGGAACTGCTCCGCGACCTGACCGGACGCGAGTCCGAGATCCTCGCGTGCCTCGGCAACGGCCTGTCGAACGCCCAGATCGCCGACCGCGTCCACCTCAGCGAAGGCACGGTGAAGAACTACATCTCGCAGATCCTGCTCAAACTCCGGTGCGCCAACCGAACCCAGGCAGGTCTGCTCGCCTACGAGGCAGGCCTCTGCCAGTGA
- a CDS encoding CGNR zinc finger domain-containing protein → MAGQDTVRADLDLVCRFVNTRGILADDPHAREEIGTPEALSAWWQAQGLTELHVTNDDVVEAHVMREGLRALLAEHNEAAGPDDEDAVVAMRTLAAELRLQVDDTTVLRPTDSGTARTGLAWLLAAMTLGRANGSWTRLKVCADSNCREAFRDTTRNRSRTWCSMQVCGARAKQRTFATRHRV, encoded by the coding sequence GTGGCCGGTCAGGACACGGTGCGGGCCGATCTCGACCTGGTCTGCCGCTTCGTCAACACCCGCGGCATCCTCGCCGACGACCCCCACGCCCGTGAGGAAATCGGCACACCGGAGGCACTGTCGGCGTGGTGGCAGGCGCAAGGACTCACCGAACTGCACGTGACCAACGACGATGTCGTTGAAGCGCACGTGATGCGTGAAGGATTGCGCGCCCTGTTGGCCGAGCACAACGAGGCCGCCGGACCGGACGATGAGGACGCCGTGGTCGCTATGCGCACCCTGGCTGCCGAACTCCGGCTGCAAGTCGACGACACGACAGTCCTGCGCCCGACCGATTCCGGCACCGCCCGAACAGGGCTGGCATGGCTACTGGCAGCGATGACTCTGGGACGTGCCAACGGTTCCTGGACACGGTTGAAGGTGTGCGCAGATTCGAACTGCCGCGAGGCATTCCGGGACACGACACGCAACCGGTCCCGGACATGGTGCTCCATGCAGGTATGCGGGGCGCGTGCCAAACAGCGCACCTTCGCCACACGCCACCGCGTTTAG
- a CDS encoding sensor histidine kinase — translation MTVTRDRLFDVLALAGATSLLIVSLVGPPGGVAYTAVGTTIQVMAVGILVFRRKAPLGILWFTVATSAGMTIAELAARGTVIDLTRDESTLWIPQAVTPFVVCTAMASSRTRAAWLPAGLLFVLSVRPWEFTGARLATSLLLIAVPAVMGVTFGARDRLYRMQMEAARAEERATLAAEMHDVVTHRVSLMVLQAGGLEMTAKDDETRRAAEELRANGCQALEELREVVAILRAETGEAKGAVTQAPVPELSTLVSESTSVGVAVELVEEGTADQASPVVRRTAHRIVQEALTNARKHAPGAAVRVAVNYGPAGTRVSVRNTAPDRPADPDLTAAGSGSGLDNLRERVSMIGGTLDAGPSPEGGFHVSATLTEPTS, via the coding sequence GTGACCGTGACACGAGACCGGCTGTTCGACGTCCTCGCCCTGGCCGGGGCGACGTCGTTGCTGATCGTGTCGCTGGTCGGCCCGCCCGGAGGCGTCGCCTACACCGCGGTGGGCACGACGATCCAGGTGATGGCCGTCGGGATCCTGGTGTTCCGCCGCAAAGCGCCGCTCGGGATCCTCTGGTTCACGGTCGCGACCTCAGCGGGCATGACGATCGCCGAACTGGCCGCGCGGGGAACGGTGATCGACCTGACCCGTGACGAAAGCACGCTGTGGATACCGCAGGCCGTCACGCCGTTCGTGGTGTGCACCGCGATGGCGTCCTCCCGTACCCGGGCGGCGTGGCTGCCCGCTGGCCTGCTGTTCGTGCTGTCGGTGCGGCCGTGGGAGTTCACCGGCGCCCGGCTGGCCACGTCCTTGCTGCTGATCGCTGTTCCCGCGGTGATGGGCGTGACGTTCGGGGCGCGGGACCGCCTGTACCGGATGCAGATGGAAGCGGCACGGGCCGAGGAACGGGCCACGCTGGCAGCCGAGATGCACGACGTCGTCACCCACCGCGTGAGCCTGATGGTGCTGCAGGCAGGCGGGCTCGAGATGACGGCGAAGGACGACGAGACCCGCCGCGCGGCCGAGGAACTCCGGGCCAACGGCTGCCAGGCGCTGGAGGAACTGCGTGAGGTCGTGGCGATCCTGCGCGCGGAGACCGGCGAGGCAAAGGGAGCCGTGACACAGGCCCCGGTGCCGGAGCTGTCCACTTTGGTCTCCGAATCCACCTCCGTCGGCGTCGCGGTCGAGCTGGTTGAGGAAGGTACCGCGGACCAGGCGTCACCGGTCGTGCGCCGCACAGCGCACCGGATCGTCCAGGAAGCGCTGACCAACGCCCGCAAACACGCGCCCGGCGCCGCCGTGCGCGTCGCGGTGAACTACGGTCCGGCGGGCACCCGGGTGTCGGTGCGCAACACGGCACCGGACCGCCCGGCCGATCCGGACCTCACCGCCGCGGGCTCCGGCTCGGGACTGGACAACCTGCGCGAACGCGTCAGCATGATCGGCGGCACACTGGACGCCGGACCGTCACCGGAAGGCGGCTTCCACGTGTCGGCAACCCTGACGGAGCCCACATCATGA
- a CDS encoding ATP-grasp domain-containing protein → MTIVALEALTFGLGHMVRAAADSGERLCLLTGVRDIYRHELSRLPAGALDVFDVDTTDIDACEAILKQIPDLRGLINSTDTWLVPGAGLAARFGLPGRSVDSALFLRDKRKVRESLYEHGMSPAPGDTLPAVLKDSSGTSSRNVWLVRTPEELQAARDEAARGDLKGEVFAEPLFEGPVYSAETITWAGRTRLLGVLSRQVTGVREDAAAFPVVFPPGESVAGWVSEVLDVVEFEQGFAHVEFVLTVDGPQLVEINPRIGGALVGEALCRNLGTNVYESMIDMALGKAPTLLTGAEPTGPGVAFALVYPSQQGVLTAVDGVDRLAAYPGGPEWYPTKTAGDRVEHLTDQRGCVGIVLAEGPTAELAMHRALAAAAVVVPVVSPTAEQQALGAALPLV, encoded by the coding sequence ATGACCATCGTGGCACTCGAAGCACTCACGTTCGGCCTCGGGCACATGGTCCGCGCCGCGGCCGATTCCGGTGAGCGGCTGTGCCTGCTGACCGGTGTCCGTGACATCTACCGGCACGAACTGTCCCGGCTGCCCGCCGGCGCGCTGGACGTCTTCGACGTCGACACCACCGACATCGACGCCTGCGAGGCGATCCTCAAGCAGATCCCGGACCTGCGCGGCCTGATCAACTCCACCGACACGTGGCTGGTGCCTGGCGCCGGACTGGCGGCCCGGTTCGGCCTGCCGGGACGGTCGGTCGATTCGGCGTTGTTCCTGCGTGACAAGCGGAAGGTCCGCGAAAGCCTGTACGAGCACGGCATGAGCCCCGCGCCGGGCGACACGCTTCCCGCTGTGCTCAAGGACTCGTCGGGGACGTCGTCGCGCAACGTGTGGCTGGTGCGTACCCCGGAGGAGCTCCAGGCGGCACGAGACGAGGCCGCACGCGGTGACCTGAAAGGGGAGGTGTTCGCCGAGCCGCTGTTCGAAGGCCCGGTCTACAGCGCCGAGACGATCACGTGGGCCGGGCGGACGCGGCTGCTCGGCGTGCTCAGCCGCCAGGTGACCGGCGTGCGGGAGGACGCGGCCGCGTTCCCCGTCGTTTTCCCGCCGGGGGAGTCGGTGGCCGGCTGGGTCAGCGAGGTCCTCGACGTGGTGGAGTTCGAGCAGGGGTTCGCGCACGTCGAGTTCGTGCTCACTGTGGACGGTCCGCAACTCGTGGAGATCAACCCGCGCATCGGCGGTGCTCTCGTGGGCGAGGCGTTGTGCCGCAACCTCGGCACGAACGTGTACGAATCGATGATCGACATGGCGCTCGGCAAAGCGCCCACACTGCTCACCGGTGCCGAGCCGACCGGTCCCGGAGTGGCGTTCGCGCTGGTTTACCCGTCACAGCAAGGTGTTTTGACGGCTGTCGACGGCGTGGACCGACTGGCGGCGTACCCGGGCGGTCCCGAGTGGTACCCGACCAAGACTGCAGGTGACCGCGTCGAGCACCTGACTGACCAGCGCGGCTGCGTCGGCATCGTCCTGGCGGAGGGCCCGACCGCGGAACTGGCCATGCACCGGGCCCTGGCCGCCGCTGCTGTGGTCGTGCCCGTGGTTTCGCCGACAGCAGAACAGCAAGCCCTAGGGGCTGCGTTGCCCCTAGTGTGA
- a CDS encoding Lrp/AsnC family transcriptional regulator, with translation MTFRMERDLDELDWRIVERLQHDGRLSFKELGRRVNLSAPAVAERVRRLEEAGVITGYHARVDPRAAGYPISAFVEMRCSLGKCLLKTSAADDYPEVVEIHKLSGDHCSMLKVRAASLEHFEGLLERMGKHGEMRSSVVLSTQYDGRPVERPTADFFRATTSHG, from the coding sequence ATGACCTTCCGAATGGAAAGGGACCTCGACGAGCTGGACTGGCGCATCGTCGAACGACTGCAGCACGACGGCAGGTTGTCCTTCAAGGAACTGGGCAGACGGGTCAACCTCTCGGCGCCCGCGGTGGCCGAACGCGTCCGCAGACTCGAGGAAGCCGGGGTGATCACCGGCTATCACGCCAGAGTGGACCCGCGCGCGGCCGGTTACCCGATCTCCGCGTTCGTGGAGATGCGGTGCTCACTGGGCAAGTGCCTGCTGAAGACGAGCGCGGCGGACGACTACCCGGAAGTGGTCGAGATCCACAAGCTCAGCGGTGACCACTGCTCGATGCTCAAGGTCCGCGCGGCGTCACTCGAACACTTCGAGGGCCTGCTGGAACGGATGGGCAAACACGGCGAGATGCGCTCGTCAGTCGTCCTGTCCACGCAGTACGACGGCCGCCCGGTCGAGCGTCCGACCGCGGACTTCTTCCGTGCCACGACCAGTCACGGCTAG
- a CDS encoding MFS transporter, whose protein sequence is MVADVRSRTLPVLGLAALALGSFAIGCTEFAAVALLPQVAADLGVSQAAAGQLVTLNAVAVVVGAPVLGAFFAKRPPRAVVACALGVFALAHVVAALASSYALVAATRFVSGAMFGLFLAVAFAAATRMASSGRRATAMAIVQSGITASTALGIPAGLALGRVGDAGGWRIPFFVIAGLAVLAAAATVAWLPSLRADSGGVKARIGVLRDGRVLLGLATTAVFWGGSFGGLTYLVPYLGDRVGLSSGVIIVVLALAGLLSVVGNFVGGAVADRAPAIALVTAATAAAAGIVLLFGFGDNTGVALTGLAVWQLATWSFVPVVQSRVYQLGGSRGEAAVSYAIAAFNLGIVAGAALGGIALTMGGFTAVGAVSAGFALVAIGLSVAVNAVLSRGA, encoded by the coding sequence ATGGTTGCCGACGTTCGTTCACGGACACTGCCAGTGCTGGGTCTTGCCGCCCTCGCCCTCGGCTCGTTTGCCATCGGCTGCACCGAATTCGCGGCGGTCGCGCTGCTGCCGCAGGTCGCGGCGGACTTGGGGGTGAGTCAGGCCGCTGCGGGCCAACTGGTCACCCTCAACGCGGTCGCCGTGGTCGTCGGTGCGCCCGTGCTCGGGGCTTTCTTCGCCAAGCGGCCTCCACGTGCGGTGGTCGCCTGTGCGCTGGGAGTTTTCGCGCTCGCGCACGTGGTCGCCGCGCTGGCCAGTTCGTACGCGCTGGTGGCCGCGACCAGGTTCGTCAGTGGCGCGATGTTCGGCCTGTTCCTCGCGGTGGCGTTCGCGGCGGCGACGCGGATGGCCAGTTCCGGACGGCGGGCCACGGCCATGGCCATCGTGCAGAGCGGCATCACCGCCTCCACGGCTCTGGGCATCCCCGCCGGTCTCGCGCTGGGCCGTGTCGGCGATGCGGGCGGCTGGCGTATCCCGTTCTTCGTGATCGCTGGGCTCGCTGTGCTGGCCGCTGCCGCGACCGTCGCTTGGTTGCCGTCGCTGCGTGCCGACTCCGGTGGCGTGAAGGCGCGGATCGGCGTCCTGCGTGACGGCCGGGTGCTGCTGGGACTGGCCACGACCGCCGTCTTCTGGGGTGGCTCGTTCGGCGGGCTGACTTATCTCGTCCCATACCTGGGCGACCGCGTCGGCCTCAGCTCAGGCGTGATCATCGTGGTGCTCGCGCTGGCCGGGCTGCTGAGTGTCGTCGGCAACTTCGTCGGCGGGGCGGTGGCCGACCGGGCACCGGCGATCGCCCTGGTGACGGCGGCCACGGCCGCGGCGGCCGGGATCGTGCTGCTCTTCGGCTTCGGCGACAACACCGGTGTCGCGCTGACAGGCCTGGCCGTGTGGCAGCTGGCCACGTGGTCGTTCGTGCCTGTCGTCCAGTCGCGCGTGTACCAGCTCGGTGGATCACGCGGCGAGGCCGCGGTGTCCTACGCGATCGCCGCTTTCAACCTGGGGATCGTCGCGGGTGCCGCGCTCGGCGGCATCGCGCTGACCATGGGCGGGTTCACCGCGGTCGGCGCGGTGTCGGCAGGGTTCGCCCTCGTCGCGATCGGACTGTCCGTCGCGGTCAACGCTGTTTTGTCCCGCGGCGCCTAG
- a CDS encoding MFS transporter, protein MHLGTSTRRRSMSALFVTVALMNTATVLASTAGTLIAADAGGPGASGLPSAAGVLGTAAGALLAGASTSRRGRRFALLTGYGLATVGGLLASVGAATGQLVLVLGGLVVLGLGNGAAQLSRYLAADMYPLERKGFALSSVVWAGTIGALAGPLMISPTARAAAWLGLPELAGPILVAAIAVACAAVAALVLPADEVTEQTAHEGWRVFRRRSLRLPLAAMVAAQITMVAVMTMTPPQLHHLGHGLDVVGWILAAHIFGMFGLSPLTGRIADRVGGRHTIGIGIAVLLMATALAYAMPTSHEYGLPVSLFLLGYGWNLMFVGGSSLLSTSVQTRAKGTVDAVIWGSSAFASIGSGHLFGHGGYPLVAAVAGVLALLPVLLLATRTSGTTD, encoded by the coding sequence ATGCACCTGGGGACCAGTACTCGGCGGCGGTCGATGTCCGCGCTTTTCGTCACGGTCGCGCTCATGAACACCGCGACGGTGCTGGCCAGCACGGCCGGGACGTTGATCGCGGCGGACGCCGGTGGGCCCGGCGCCAGCGGGTTGCCCAGCGCCGCCGGGGTTCTGGGGACCGCGGCGGGCGCGTTGCTCGCGGGAGCGTCGACTTCACGGCGTGGCAGGCGTTTCGCGTTGCTGACCGGGTACGGGCTGGCCACCGTCGGCGGGCTCCTGGCCTCCGTGGGCGCTGCCACCGGTCAGCTGGTGCTGGTGCTCGGCGGACTGGTCGTGCTCGGCCTCGGCAACGGCGCCGCCCAGCTGTCACGCTATCTCGCCGCTGACATGTACCCGTTGGAGCGCAAAGGTTTCGCGCTGTCCTCCGTGGTGTGGGCGGGGACGATCGGCGCGCTGGCAGGGCCGTTGATGATCTCGCCGACAGCACGGGCCGCCGCGTGGCTCGGGCTTCCCGAGTTGGCCGGTCCGATCCTGGTCGCCGCCATCGCAGTCGCCTGCGCCGCGGTCGCCGCGCTCGTCCTTCCCGCCGACGAGGTGACCGAACAGACCGCGCACGAGGGGTGGCGGGTGTTCCGGCGGCGTTCGCTGCGGCTTCCGTTGGCCGCCATGGTGGCCGCGCAGATCACCATGGTCGCCGTCATGACGATGACACCGCCGCAGCTGCACCACCTCGGCCACGGTCTCGACGTCGTCGGCTGGATCCTCGCCGCGCACATCTTCGGGATGTTCGGGCTTTCGCCGTTGACCGGGCGGATCGCGGACCGGGTCGGCGGGCGACACACCATCGGCATCGGCATCGCGGTTCTCCTTATGGCCACCGCGCTTGCCTACGCCATGCCCACCTCGCACGAGTACGGCTTGCCGGTGTCGCTGTTCCTGCTCGGCTACGGCTGGAACCTGATGTTCGTCGGCGGCAGCAGCCTGCTGAGCACATCCGTGCAGACACGGGCCAAGGGCACGGTGGACGCGGTGATCTGGGGCTCGTCCGCGTTCGCCAGCATCGGCTCCGGCCACCTGTTCGGCCACGGCGGTTACCCGCTCGTGGCCGCGGTGGCCGGAGTCCTCGCGCTGCTGCCCGTGTTGCTGTTGGCTACACGTACTTCCGGAACCACTGACTGA
- a CDS encoding alpha/beta hydrolase family protein — MGEAITGTAAGVPYTALRPAVETDALIVTWHMIDAPRTDAAFAAALPLNDVPAWRVHLGLPLCGARMVNGSMDAVFERAQRDAVLEYFAGLAGQAAEEFPAALAEVRQQLSIGDGPLFALGGSLGGLVALQNMTKVEFKAGAVVNALIRVRTGIGLVEEIMGIPYTWTDESAAAADALDFVTRAGELGDVPLLVVSGEEDYAVFREDARKLTDALPRSELATIPGLAHPLAEEPGLEPAPQTPPAAVVDERLSQWFRKYV; from the coding sequence ATGGGTGAGGCGATCACTGGCACTGCCGCGGGCGTGCCGTACACAGCATTGCGGCCAGCGGTCGAGACCGACGCGCTGATCGTGACCTGGCACATGATCGACGCGCCGCGGACCGACGCCGCCTTCGCCGCCGCGTTGCCGTTGAACGACGTCCCGGCGTGGCGCGTGCACCTGGGCCTGCCGCTCTGCGGTGCGCGGATGGTGAACGGCAGCATGGACGCGGTGTTCGAACGGGCACAGCGCGACGCGGTGCTGGAGTACTTCGCGGGCCTGGCCGGCCAGGCTGCCGAGGAGTTCCCGGCCGCACTGGCGGAAGTCCGTCAACAGCTGTCCATCGGGGACGGACCACTGTTCGCGCTCGGCGGGTCGCTCGGCGGTCTCGTCGCCCTGCAGAACATGACCAAGGTGGAGTTCAAGGCCGGTGCGGTGGTCAACGCGTTGATCCGGGTGCGAACCGGGATCGGCCTCGTCGAGGAGATCATGGGCATTCCGTACACGTGGACCGACGAGTCCGCGGCGGCTGCCGACGCGTTGGACTTCGTCACGCGCGCGGGCGAACTCGGCGATGTCCCGCTGCTCGTGGTCAGCGGCGAAGAGGACTACGCGGTTTTTCGCGAGGACGCCAGGAAACTGACTGACGCCCTGCCCCGCAGTGAACTCGCCACCATCCCCGGCCTCGCCCATCCGCTCGCCGAAGAACCGGGACTCGAGCCCGCGCCGCAGACCCCGCCGGCCGCAGTGGTCGACGAGCGGCTCAGTCAGTGGTTCCGGAAGTACGTGTAG
- a CDS encoding TetR/AcrR family transcriptional regulator has product MESSMAARGRDVRQRLITAAIELIVEKGWSAVSTRMLAERAGVASGVVHYHFASLRALLTEAAIGAIRAAVAGIEPRQDVIADLFDPLDAYSGGDPTSLLFIETYLAATRDEELRSAISALVTEFQQRLAEWLADQAVVAPQETAAVIVAAIDGLMLHRALNPAARTDLRPVLRRLVEGGAR; this is encoded by the coding sequence ATGGAGTCGTCGATGGCCGCGCGCGGCCGGGACGTGCGGCAGCGGCTGATCACGGCCGCGATCGAGTTGATCGTGGAAAAGGGCTGGTCAGCGGTGAGTACGCGGATGCTCGCCGAGCGGGCGGGCGTCGCGTCCGGCGTGGTCCACTACCACTTCGCGTCGCTGCGGGCGTTGCTCACCGAAGCGGCGATCGGCGCGATTCGGGCCGCCGTCGCGGGCATCGAACCCCGGCAGGACGTGATCGCCGACCTGTTCGACCCGCTGGACGCGTACTCCGGCGGGGACCCGACTTCCTTGCTGTTCATCGAGACCTACCTCGCGGCGACCCGGGACGAGGAACTGCGGTCGGCGATCAGCGCGCTGGTGACCGAGTTCCAGCAGCGGCTCGCCGAGTGGCTGGCCGACCAAGCAGTTGTTGCGCCACAAGAGACAGCGGCGGTCATCGTCGCCGCGATCGACGGCCTGATGCTGCACCGGGCGCTGAACCCGGCAGCGCGAACAGACCTCCGGCCGGTGCTGCGCCGGCTGGTGGAAGGGGGAGCGCGATGA
- a CDS encoding FAD-dependent monooxygenase: protein MRVVVCGAGIAGLTLANRLADRHDVTVLEKAPGPRPQGYMIDFFGPGYDAADKMGLLPALKSVGYRVSEAAYVDETGRRRAGLPFDTFAKAVDGNLVSIMRPDLEGVLREHLPGTVELCFGTSITHIEPSPGGVTVTLSDSRTIDADLLVGADGIHSAVRAMAFGNVESLRYLGFHTGAYVFDNPAVHAQVGDRFCLTDTVGKQFGFYALRDGRVAAFTVHRTPDATMPPDPVAAIRETYADLGWVVPQALESCPDASDVYYDQVAQTVLPTWSNDRVVLIGDACHAVSLLAGQGASLGMAGAYLLAAQLNKTASVPQALSTYEDLWRPIVEEKQQVARDGARWFLPASENHLRIRRAAMRLARVPGFTRYLAATIVGKTTAVIKQL from the coding sequence ATGAGAGTGGTCGTCTGCGGCGCGGGAATCGCCGGACTGACCCTGGCCAATCGGCTGGCGGACCGGCACGACGTGACCGTGCTGGAGAAGGCGCCGGGGCCGCGGCCCCAGGGTTACATGATCGACTTCTTTGGCCCCGGCTACGACGCGGCGGACAAGATGGGCCTGCTGCCCGCGCTGAAGTCCGTCGGCTACCGCGTGAGCGAAGCGGCGTACGTCGACGAAACGGGCCGCCGGAGGGCCGGGCTGCCCTTCGACACGTTCGCGAAAGCCGTGGACGGCAACCTGGTGAGCATCATGCGCCCGGACCTGGAAGGGGTCTTGCGCGAACACCTGCCGGGCACAGTCGAACTGTGCTTCGGGACGTCGATAACCCACATCGAACCGTCACCCGGCGGCGTCACTGTCACGCTGTCCGACTCGCGCACGATCGACGCGGACCTCCTGGTCGGCGCGGACGGAATCCATTCAGCGGTCCGCGCCATGGCGTTCGGGAACGTCGAAAGCCTGCGCTACCTCGGCTTCCACACCGGGGCCTACGTGTTCGACAACCCAGCCGTCCACGCCCAAGTCGGGGACCGCTTCTGCCTGACGGACACCGTCGGCAAACAGTTCGGCTTCTACGCCCTGCGCGACGGCCGGGTAGCCGCCTTCACAGTGCACAGAACACCTGACGCCACCATGCCACCGGACCCGGTGGCGGCGATCCGGGAAACGTACGCGGACCTCGGCTGGGTCGTACCCCAAGCCCTCGAATCCTGCCCGGACGCGTCGGACGTCTACTACGACCAGGTCGCCCAGACCGTGCTGCCGACCTGGAGCAACGACCGCGTCGTGCTCATCGGCGACGCGTGCCACGCCGTCTCCCTGCTCGCAGGCCAAGGCGCTTCCCTGGGCATGGCAGGCGCGTACCTACTCGCCGCGCAGTTGAACAAGACAGCCTCGGTGCCGCAGGCGTTGTCCACCTATGAAGACCTGTGGCGCCCGATCGTCGAGGAGAAGCAACAGGTGGCCCGCGACGGCGCCCGCTGGTTCCTGCCCGCTTCCGAGAACCACCTCCGCATCCGCCGCGCCGCGATGCGCCTGGCCCGAGTGCCCGGCTTCACCCGCTACCTCGCCGCAACCATAGTGGGAAAGACCACGGCGGTGATCAAACAGCTCTAG